GGTGAGTCTTTGTGGAAAGTCATTTGCTGGCAGATATCAGCATCTTAGATGGGCATGCCAGGCGGCCGAGGCATTCCCTTCAGCATGTCTTCATACAGCGTTAGAGGTAATATCATTTCTAGTGGCAAAAGTGGGAAGCAGCTTGTAACTCTCCGTCAGTGGAGGAATGGTCAGGCAAATTATGAGACGGCCAACAATGGGATATCACACAGGCAGTGAAAAACAAGGTAGATGAAGATTGTCAGGTGGAAAGAATGGACTTGATGTGCTGTCAAATGGAAAACTCATGCCCTATCCTGTGGAGATGTGTTGGGAACAGCAGTTTGCCAAGATGGCTGAAGCAAAGGACCATAAAGGggctggcttaaacaacagacaatCATTGTTCTAGAGgatggaagtctgaaatcaaagtgttgaCCAGATTTGTTTGTTCTGTGGGCTGTGAAAGACAATCTGGTCTGTCCCTATTTCTTAGCTGCAGGCGGCTAGCCGGCAATCTTTGGCACTCATTGGCTTGTAGAAGCATCTCCcttatctctgccttcatcttctcatggtgttctccctgtgtgcatgaCTGTCTCTGAAATCCCCTTTTTCATAAGGACGCCAACCACATTGGAATGGGTCCACCCTAATGGCTTCAGTCTCACTTGATTGCCTCTGTAATGACTGTCTTTATATATAAGGCCACATTTTGAGGTGCTGgggtttaggacttcaacatacgcGTTTTAAGAGGACACAATGCAACCCATCAGAACTGACAAAGGACCTGAGGTAGAAACAAACTTGGCATGTTCCCTCAGGGGATGGAAGGCCCCTGTGGCTGCAGGGTGGTGAataaaggggagaggagaggatatGGCTGGGGTGGGAAGACAGATCAGGAGGAACCTTGAGTGCCCTGAGAGGAAGTGTGGATTCTGTTCTAGTTGGGGCAGGGAGCCCTTGAAAGCTTTCAGTAGAGGAGTGACATAATCTCATTGTCCCTGTACCAAGATCATTCTGATGGCAGTGTGGTCACAAGAGTTCAGAGGACAAAGGCtgaggcgggggtgggggtgctaTCAGGAGACTTCTTCAGAAGGCAGGGGGTTTTAGGGGATTGGATTGGGATTGTGGCCATAGAGATTATGGAAAGAGATCAGATTCAGTGTCGGTTTTGGACACAGTGCCACGGGATGTGGGCCGCagagagggagggcagagagcaGCTAGGTCTGGGGCAGGAACACTGCGTGGCTGGTGATGCCACTCACAGTGGAAGGGAGGTGgacttggtggtggtggttggggtCCTGAGTATGTACAGGCCTGTCCACCTAAGGCTGAGTCTGAAGGGGCGTGGCCCTGCACCACGGGATTCAGAGCAGGCTGGTGAGCAATGTGGGGGTcccagaaggagggaaggagtgtGCTCAGCCCTGCTGGGGCTGCCGAGCATGGAATAAGATGAAGACAGGACTGGCATGAGGCCAGCCATGGGTGCTTGTGGGGATAGGTCAGTCAGTGGagtgggtgggggggtggggaatAAAGAGAGAAAGCTATCCTGCCTGTGCCTTTTTCTAGCTGTCTCCGCCCTACTCCAGACCGCCCCAAAGACTCTGTGGGATGAACCTGAGTCAGCCGAATCCCAGCCCCTTCCCTTGGGCCTGCCGTGGCGCGGGACATCAGTGACAGACGGAAGCAGCGGACCATCAGGGTCAGTGGGATTTAAGCCACCTGAGAGACACAGGGGTATGGTCAGGCCACTGCCCGTGAGCTTGGAGGGCTGGCATGTGATGCGCTTCTGTGCTTCTGCAGGCCACAGGAGGCCCGGGGCACTTGCGAAGATGGAGTCAAGACTGTGGAGACTCGTTGGCATCCCCTGCTGAGCAGCCAGCGGAACCGTACCATCGCCGTCCACATTGCTCACAGGGACTGGGATGACGATGCCTGGCAGGAGCTGCTGGTGGAGAGGCTGGGGATGACTCCTGCTGAGATTCAGGCTTTGCTCAGGAAAGGGGAGAAGTTTGGTCGAGGAGTGATAGCGGGTAAGTGACGATGTGCCAAATGTGCAGACAACGCCTAGAGTTGCCACCCAAGATCTTGCTTGGGAGTTTGGGGACTTTTGTTGTCGTCTGAACTGATTGGCATGTATACCACAGTTTCCTTTGGCAGCACACCTTCAAAGGGACAGCAAGGGCCCTGGGCTGGGGGTTGGCAGGCCTAGCTTCCGTGAGCTCTGGTAAATCATTTctccactctgagcctcagttcctgtTTCTGATCTCAGTGAGAAACCAGATCAGGTCCATGTACACGTGGTGCTTATGGTGTttggctgtgtgtgtatgtgtgtgtatgcatacatgtgtgAGTGCACATGTGTGGCAGAGACCATGAAAAGCAGCCCAGCCTGCCGAATGGGTCAGGTGGCCTCTAGAGTTGGGCTGCCTGCCTGACTTCACGagcctgccccagccccaccactcACAGCACCCTGGGCAAGTCCCCTAACCTCTAGGTGACTGAGGCCTGACAACAGCATCTATCCCCTGGTGACCTGCTCAGGCATCACCTGTAGCTTCCCAGGCAGTGGCTGGTGCCCTTCCAATCTGCAACCGCTGCCCTCGGAAGTCTGGCTTGGACCTGCCTCTTACTTGTGTGGCTTCATCGAGGACAAGGCCCTCTCCTCTGCCTTTCTGGAGCCCTCCCCCGCCTCTCCCAGAGTTTGGCTCGTTATCAAAGCAGTGGAAGAAGGACTTGACTCCCTTCTTGTCATTTTGCTGATGCCACCTTACTCTCTGATCGTAACTTTGAGTAACCGTGTTGTCACATGGGCAGGCCTTGGGCTATGGAAGTGAAAGGCATTCATATGTATCTCTCTTTGTGTACAGGACTCATTGACATTGGGGAAACTTTGCAATGCCCGGAAGACTTAACTCCCGATGAGGTTGTGGAGCTAGAGAATCAAGCTGTACTGACCAACCTGAAGCAGAAGTACCTGACTGTGATTTCAAACCCCAGGTGGTTACTGGAGCCCATACCTAGGAAAGGAGGCAAAGATGTATTCCAGGTAGACATCCCAGAGCACCTGATCCCTTCGGGGCATGAAGTGTGACAAGTGTGGGCTCCTGAGAGGAATGTTCCAGAGAAACCAGCTAAATCATGACACCTTCAATTCACCATCATGACGCAGACCTATATACATTAGGTTAAATCTGAATTTCCACTGCTTTGGAGAGTCCCACCCACTAAGCACTGTGCATGTAAACAGGTTTCTTTTCTCAGATGAAGGAAGTAGGGGGAGGGGCTTTCCTGGTGTGATGCCTTCTTAGACACACAGGCAATGTCTCAAGTACTTTGACCTTTGGGTAGAAGGAAGAGCTGCCAGTAAATGTCTCGGCACTGTTGCTAATTTTGGTCCTGCTAGTTTCTGGATTGTGTAAATAAATGTGTTGTAGATGACTGGTTAGTGTTTGAGACTTCGTTCTATGTTTTCCCCTGATTTGTTCtggtcaaaactcatcaaatgtaTAACTAGCATCCAGGAGACATTGCAGAAAGTCTGAGACCTGGCGCTGAATGTTTGCCTGGTAGTGACTAGCCATTAATCAACCGACTCATCCAGGATGAAGAGGACATCAGGCTTAGAGCAGCTGTCTGTC
The sequence above is drawn from the Theropithecus gelada isolate Dixy chromosome X, Tgel_1.0, whole genome shotgun sequence genome and encodes:
- the CXHXorf40A gene encoding protein CXorf40A homolog isoform X2, which encodes MNQLCCLAPVSALLQTAPKTLWDEPESAESQPLPLGLPWRGTSVTDGSSGPSGPQEARGTCEDGVKTVETRWHPLLSSQRNRTIAVHIAHRDWDDDAWQELLVERLGMTPAEIQALLRKGEKFGRGVIAGLIDIGETLQCPEDLTPDEVVELENQAVLTNLKQKYLTVISNPRWLLEPIPRKGGKDVFQNP
- the CXHXorf40A gene encoding protein CXorf40A homolog isoform X1, with translation MNQLCCLAPVSALLQTAPKTLWDEPESAESQPLPLGLPWRGTSVTDGSSGPSGPQEARGTCEDGVKTVETRWHPLLSSQRNRTIAVHIAHRDWDDDAWQELLVERLGMTPAEIQALLRKGEKFGRGVIAGLIDIGETLQCPEDLTPDEVVELENQAVLTNLKQKYLTVISNPRWLLEPIPRKGGKDVFQVDIPEHLIPSGHEV